The following are from one region of the Dermacentor albipictus isolate Rhodes 1998 colony chromosome 5, USDA_Dalb.pri_finalv2, whole genome shotgun sequence genome:
- the LOC135911632 gene encoding armadillo repeat-containing protein 10-like gives MASEDVAVKRVALCSAVFAGFAYVGYSILKTAFCFKGNGRDDKGSRKLAKLKKKRKLKGEQPERDMSHRSSQTDLSVPPEEYITNSPAELHFIPKSVRAKVRELNLKARMFDDEYFARIFKPRSLQNSPWGSPKALSPVADGSTNNCYLSRSAENVHMGPPSPLKRRNSGRSARLSPHASQHWQCNDLSANHIKEKSLYRAVVKDTDELLQEVLHGLYNKARVMTLYEAKCLATLLMSGNEDVLVKTLTTMSNCAAFTINQDYLCEVGCLPLLKDLLDHDCLAVQVAATQAIANMAVNERNQGLLQPCIPLLLSAAVSRDGGCYLQTVSLLCLTNLALCDETHEAFRGRLYHLCILVETADDIVRLQTLKLLVNLSCNSRMVPYLLAAKAPQNLFSLLEDSNREVTLRVLTYLANIISYAVKKKLNLLDLPSEYRAAAPETLYAALWGTPSREHLQAKTRTLVLRADEDISFQAGRIFDALMR, from the exons ATGGCTAGCGAAGATGTAGCCGTAAAGCGTGTAGCCTTATGTTCAGCTGTGTTCGCTGGCTTTGCCTACGTCGGTTACTCGATCTTGAAAACAGCGTTTTGCTTTAAGGGCAATGGTAGAGACGACAAAG GATCTCGAAAATTGGCGAAgttgaaaaagaagagaaaactcAAAGGAGAACAGCCAG AACGTGACATGAGCCACCGCTCAAGTCAGACGGATCTTAGCGTCCCCCCCGAAGAGTACATCACAAACTCCCCAGCCGAGCTGCACTTCATCCCAAAGTCGGTGCGTGCCAAAGTGCGTGAACTGAACCTCAAGGCTCGAATGTTCGACGACGAGTACTTTGCTCGCATCTTCAAGCCTCGCAGCTTGCAGAACTCCCCTTGGGGCTCGCCCAAGGCCCTGAGCCCAGTTGCTGATGGCAGCACCAACAACTGCTACTTGAGTCGCTCAGCCGAAAACGTCCACATGGGCCCACCTTCACCACTAAAAAGGAGGAATTCAGGCCGCTCAGCGAGGTTGTCTCCTCATGCGTCCCAGCACTGGCAGTGTAATGACTTGAGCGCCAATCACATTAAAGAGAAGTCTCTCTACCGTGCAGTTGTGAAGGACACCGACGAGCTCCTCCAAGAGGTGCTTCACGGGCTCTACAACAAGGCGAGGGTGATGACCCTGTATGAAGCAAAATGTCTCGCGACTCTGTTGATGTCGGGAAATGAAGACGTCCTCGTGAAGACCTTGACTACAATGTCGAATTGTGCAGCATTCACAATTAATCAG GACTATCTGTGCGAAGTTGGGTGCCTACCATTGCTGAAGGACCTCTTGGACCATGACTGCCTTGCAGTACAAGTCGCAGCTACACAGGCCATTGCCAATATGGCTGTTAATGAGAGAAACCAAGGGCTCTTGCAG CCATGCATCCCTCTGCTGCTGTCAGCTGCCGTGTCACGGGACGGGGGCTGTTACCTGCAGACAGTGTCGCTGCTCTGCCTGACCAACCTGGCACTCTGCGACGAGACACACGAGGCCTTCCGTGGCCGTCTGTATCACTTGTGCATCCTGGTGGAGACCGCGGACGACATTGTGCGGCTCCAGACGCTAAAGCTACTCGTCAACTTGTCTTGCAACTCCCGCATGGTCCCCTACTTGCTGGCAGCCAAG GCACCACAGAACCTGTTTTCACTGCTGGAGGACTCAAATCGGGAAGTCACGCTTCGAGTGCTGACCTACCTGGCAAACATTATCAGCTACGCGGTCAAGAAGAAGCTCAACCTATTGGACTTGCCCTCGGAGTACAGGGCAGCTGCCCCCGAGACTCTGTATGCAGCACTATGGGGTACCCCTTCCAGAGAACATCTGCAAGCCAAGACACGAACGCTTGTTCTCAGAGCAGACGAAGACATCAGCTTTCAGGCTGGCCGCATCTTTGATGCTTTGATGAGGTAA